TTTTATCAATGTTTCTCTCACTATAGGATCTGGTATATACGCACTTTCTTCATTCGCATTACCATTAGTAGTATAAAATAAACCTCCTAAAACCATCCCAACAATTGTCAATACGCTAAAAATTTTAACCCACTTTTTCATCTTACCATCCCCTTCTTTAATATATAATCATTATATCTTATTCAAAAAACAATAACAATATGTTATAAATAAAATATTTTTAAAATATAAAACAAATATATCTGAATTCTATCTCTTTTATTGAGCAATCTGATATGTTAGTTTGTATGACAAAAAAATGACTTGATCCTCCTGTAATAAAAGAATCAAGCCATTTTTGGACAATCCTGTATTAGTAAAGAAAACTAGTTTGTTTTATTTTAGCCCTTTTACTCAAATACAAATTGATTATGGTAAAGTTCTGAATAAAATCCTTCTTGTTTCAACAATTCATGGTGACTACCTTCTTCGATCACTTCACCATTTCTTAAAACAACGATACGGTCTGCATTCAAAATTGTTTTCAATCGGTGTGCAATAACAAAGCTAGTTCTTCCTTTGATTGCTTCATCCATTGCTTTTTGGATTTTCGCCTCTGTTACAGTATCTACGTTACTAGTTGCTTCATCCAGAATCAATAATGATGGATTAGTGATGATCGTTCGAGCAATACTGATCAATTGTTTTTGTCCTGTACTGAAGATGTTATTTTCCTCAGAGATTTCAGTATCATAACCCTTTTCTTGTTCCATGATGAATTCGTGAATATTCGCTTGTTTAGCAGCTTCAATGATTTCTTCCTCAATCGCTTCGGGTTTACCAAAAGCAATATTAGCACGAATCGTTCCAGAGAATAAAACCGAATCTTGTAAAACGATACCGACGTGGTTTCGTAAGCTACTTAATTCAATTTCCCGAATATCCATTCCATCAAATCTCACTGAGCCACTATTTACATCATAAAAACGATTCAATAGATTCATAATAGTTGTTTTACCTGAGCCTGTTGGCCCAACTAAAGCAACCATTTCACCCTTGCTTACATTAATTGAAACATCTTTTAAAATCGGTACTTCTGGGTCATAACCAAAATCAACATTGTTCAAGGAAACGGACTCATTGATCCCCTCAATTTGTTTCCCATCTTTTGGATTGACTTCATCTGGCTCATCAAACATTTCATTCAAGCGACGAGCTCCTGTGATCGCTAACTGAATCATACTGTATCCTGAAGAAATCTGCATCAATGGTTGGTAATATTGTTGAGAGTATTGAACAAATGTTACAACTAAACCTAAAGCCACTGTTTTTTCCAAGCTGCCATTCAATGCCAACCAACCACCAAAGAAAATCACGATAGCTGTATTTACCAGAGCCATTCCTTGCATCATTGGAAATAGTAGACCAGAATAAACCTGTCCTTTAAATGTTGCTTTACGCACAGTTTCGTTATGTTCCAAGAAACCATCGATTGTTTCTTCTTGCAGACCATTTGTGATGATCACACGTTGTCCACTGATTTTTTCATCCATATATCCATTTAATTTTCCAACTTCATCTTGTTGGATATCGACATATTTACGAGCTTTGCTAATAACAACTACTGCAATCAAAATAGCTACTGGGGTAGAGGCAATCGTTGCCCAAGCTAACTGGACATTTTGACGGAACATCATGATCAAAATTCCAACAAACAACGCAATATTTGTCATCACTTGCAATAATGCCTGATTTAAACTGTTTTGAATATTATCCAAATCACTAGTGAAACGGCTTAAAATCTCACCATCTTGATGAGAGTCAAAGAAACGAATCGTTAGTTTTTCTAATTTATTAAATAAGCCGATACGCATCCGATTCGTTGATTTACCAACTACTTGTGTAAATAAGATACTGTAGATAAAGTTAGCCGCACTTGTTAGGACATAAAAAATCAGTAGCTTCCAGATAATATCCATAAATTTACTCTTATCATCTGTTCCTTGCATCAAAGCGCCCACGTAATTGGCCAATTCTTGGATAGCCTCACCAACAAATTGCGGTGCTTTAACTTGTAAATACGTTGCAATGACGATCGTCACAAAGATAAACAAGAAGGAAAGTTTGTAACGTTTTAAATAATGAAAAAAGAATTTACTTGCTCTTACTAAATCAGTCATTATTATCATCCTTTCCTTTTTGTGTTTCGTAGATTTCTTGATAGATTGGACTTGTTTTCACCAATTCTTCGTGAGTGCCTTCGCCCACTAATTGACCTTTGTCTAAAACTAAAATACGGTCAGCGTGAACAACAGAAGAGATTTTCTGTGCAATCACGATCGTTGTTGTTTCTTTAAGATCGTTGTCTAAGGCTTCTCTAACTAAACGTTCTGAGCGAGCGTCAAGAGCACTAGTACTATCATCCAAGATCAAAATCTTAGGATCGCCAATCACACCTCGTGAAATAGATAGACGCTGCTTTTGCCCACCTGAAAAATTATTGCTTCGCTCAGCCACTGGCGCTTCATATCGCAATGCTAATTTCTCGATAAATTCTTTTGCCTGAGCGATTTCAGTCGCATGAACCATATCAGCTTCATCGGCATTTTTTTTACCTTGACGTAAATTTTGTGAAATCGTACCTGAGAAGAGAATCGCTTTTTGTAAAACAAATGAAACTGCTTGACGTAAGCTATGTTCATTCACGTTTTTCAAGTCTACTCCGCCGACTTCCACTGTTCCTTCAGAAGGATCGAATAAACGAGGAATCAATTGTGCCAATGTTGACTTACCAGCACCTGTGGCACCAACGACTCCAATCATTTCACCCGGTTTGATAGAAAATGAAATATCTTTCAACGTATCAGTCTCATCCCCTGGATATCGGAAACTAACATGATCAAAAACAACACTACCATCTAAGTTTTGTTCCGGCACGTCTTTATAAGTGAGTGCTGGAACAGTATCCATCACTTCTTTGATACGTTTAATCGAAACAGCAGCACGCGAAGTCATCATCATCATCATTCCGCCGATAATGATTGCCATCATGATTTGCATCAAATAGCTCATAAATGACGCAATACTACCAATAACAGTCGGATCATCTTTCACTAAATTACTAACAAGAAAAATCGAACCTACAACCGCTAGATTAGCTGCCAACATAAATGAAGGGATCATCACAGAAAAAAGTGTTCCCACAATCAAGTTATGTTTTGTCAGTTCTTCACTAACTTTTGTGAAACGAGTTAATTCATTTTTCTCTTGAACAAATGATTTAACTACGCGAATCCCTAACAGGTTTTCTTTTGCCAAGCCGTTTACTTTATCGATCAACTTTTGAATGATCATAAAATGTTTACCCATTTGAGAAAACGATAAAGCCGTGATAATAAAGACAGCAACAACTAATAGAACGATCACCCACCACAATTGCGGCAAGGTCATCATTGCTAAGATAAAGCTACCAATAAATAGAATCGGAATCCTAAATAACGACTGTAATGCGATCATGATCACATTTTGGATTTGAGTGACATCATTCGTCAAGCGAACTACTAAATTCCCAGCTGAAAATTCTTCAATATTTCCAAATGAAAAGGTTTGAATCTTACGAAATGTTGTTTCGCGAATATCCGCACTAACACCTTGTGCGACTTTTGCAGAATAAATCGTATTGAATACCCCTGCAATCAAGCCTAGACCAGCGATGCCGATCAGATATAATCCAAGTTCTTTCATTTGACTCTTATCATCTTTAATAATTGCTTCTAAAACTTTTTGTAATAGTTTAGGCTGCCATAAAGCCGACATGACCATGACAACAACACTAATCAATGCTATGGTAACTTCCAACTTGTACTTTTTGACATGTTCCATAATAATACTCATGTAATCCCAACTTTCTTTGTAAAACTAGCCTTACTTGATTCATTGTGCAACTTTCAACGATCATTTAGTGTTATGATGTGATAATAGCTAGGTGAATGAGGTACGTTCTCCTTCATTGACTTCACAAACTTAACACTGTAAAATTAGGCTGCATAACAATTTACCATTTTTAGAAACGAAATTCAAGGAGTTAGCTTCTATTTTTTATATAAAAGGATGAGAAATTTGGAAGAAAAATTATCAAAAGAAAAAATCGTTCAGGCTGCATTTCAATTATTAAGAGAAAATCCTGAACTAGAAAAATTATCCATGCGTAAAGTCGCTCAAAAACTTAACATCCAAGCCCCAGCAATTTATTGGCATGTAGAAAATAAACAGGCATTACTTCAAAGTATGGCCGAAGAGATAGAAAATCATTTTGTAGCTCCTAAACCTAAAGAAAACTGGAAAGAAACAATCTATGCTTATATGGAAAATTATTATGAACTATACCAGCAATACCCTTGCGCTATCGAAATCGAAATTCAAACGATTCCTTCTTATCCATCGCGACTAAGAAATCTTGATGCGATCCTGGGGATTCTTAATGAGGCTGGATTTTCGATAGAATTAAGTTATATGACAATCACTTCTTTACAACACTTGCTGTTCGGCATGCTGATGGACTCTTCGGAAGAAAAGAAATTATATAATAAAGTCATGGCTGGTGATGACTACTTGAAAAAGCAAATTATTTTGATGAAGCAATATGTTCAAGAACATGAGCTGAAAAATATTAGCGAAAGTATTCAATATCGGCAAAAAGAAAAACAAAAAGATTTTTTTATGAAAACATTACGCGTCTTTTTAAATGGCTTGGATACGTTTGTCTAATAGTAAATACGAAAAAAAGCGTAGACATTTTTTTGTCTGCGCTTTTAATTTTTATTTCTCTAACGGCAACCATTCTAATACTCGTTGAATCCAGGCATCCCAAAAGACCCAATCATGATTGCCAGGACCTGTTTCAAATCTATGTTCTATATTATGTGAGGTCAATGCATTAGACATTCTTTTATTTCCATGTAAAAGTAAGTCCTCTTCCCCACAGCAAAGAAATATATTTGGTGCATGTTCCCCGCTTGAAACAAGCTGCTCAAGTAAAAACATTGGGTCATTGATCGATCCTTGGACATTTTCTAAAGGACCAAAAATTCCTTCCCAAAACTTTCTTCCTTTAATTGCTAATAAATCTTCTATTCTGTCAGCAAGATTCACGGCACCAGATAAGGATGCCACGGCTCCATAGTTGTCTGGTTTAGCTAATCCAAGTTTTAAAGCCCCATATCCCCCCATTGAAAGTCCTACCGCAAATGTTTTTTCTCTTTTTGTTGTCAATTGTGGAAATAACTCATGACATATATTTGGTAATTCCTCAGAAATAAACGTCCAGTAGTTCATTTCATAGGTCGTATCCGTATACCACCCAAGATCTGTAGATGGCATGATCACAGCTAAGCCTAAATCTGAGACATAACGTTCTATCGATGTTCGTCGTTCCCATACACTATGATTTCCACCCATTCCGTGAAGTAAGTACATAACAGGGACATCTGTTTCGTTCCCTTTTGTTGCTGTACCGATTTTTTTCTCTGTTTTTTGAGGCAAAATTACGTTCACTGATACTTCCATTTCTAATACATTTGAATAAATACTCGCTTGCAAAAAAGCCATCCAACATCCCTCTTTTTCTGTTTTCTATTATTGTAGCACTAAAATGATTATTTTTTGACTAAATATATAAAACAAAAAAACTCGTTCTTCTTAGAAGAACGAGCAGAGGAGGAGTTAAAAATGAAAAAAACATTACTTAAGTTGTTTGCTTTTGGTATATCCATATCATACAAAGTAAATATGAACTTTTTATGTCAAATGTTCGTATTCTATTGTCATTTTTTATAAAGAAATAACGACTCCTCTAGTTCGTAAGTTTCTTTTTAACACTTATATTTAAAATAATCGCAAGTATGATCAAGCCAATTCCGACTAGATACACATTATGAAGTCCAGCATACAACATACCGCGTAATGGTTTTAATAAATCTGCCGGAATCATGTTAGCTGTATGTGGGTTAACAAGCTGATTCATCACATCTGAGTCAACTTTCAATGTACTTTTCGCTAATTCTGAAGTTGTTACAGCATTGATGATGACACCAAAAATCGACACCATCAAGGTTTGACCAATCGTTCTAGCTAATGTATTGAATGACGTTGCAACTCCCATCTCAGATGGATCTACACTGCTTTGAGCAGTCACAGTTGTGGTTGTGATTGTAATCCCAAAACCAACTCCTAAAACAGACGAAATGGCGAAGAACCAAACAAATGAAATCGTTGCTGGAACTAACACTAAGAAAATACCACCCAATAGCGTAATGCTTAAACCAATCGTCAGTACTTTTTTCGTTGAGTGCTTTTCCATTAGGTTACTGGCAACAAAGGAGCCAACCATCCATAAAATCGACATTGGCGCTAAAACAAGTCCACCGATTCCTGCACTTTTTCCTAACACACCTTGCATCCACATTGGGATATACACTTCTACCCCCATCAAAAATCCACTGATCAAAGCCGCTACAATATTAACAATCACAAAAGTAGAGTTTTTAAACAGCATCAAATCAATCACTGGATCTTTTGCTCTTTTTTCCACAAAAATAAAGCCAATGAAAAATAAAACAGATGCTCCCAAACATAGGAATACTTTTAAATCAAAACCGCCATCACCAATTAATTGAAAACCTAATAGTAGCGTTAATAAAACAAACATCAGCTGAACACTACCCAAGATATCCATTGGTACTTTAGATTTCTCTCTTTTTGGCTCCACTAAAAAGTAAGCAATTAATCCCATCAATACAAGTCCGATTGGTACGTTAATGAAGAAAATCCAATGCCAACCAACAGTATCTACAATAAATCCACCTGCAAGCGGACCAAAAATACTGGCAATTCCCCATGCGGCACTGTTCAGACCTAACATTTTTGCACGTTTATCTATTGAATAAATATCTGCTAAAATCGTCAAAGCAACTGGCATGATCGCCCCTGCTCCGATTCCTTGAATTGCTCTGGCAATAATCAAGGTGATCATATTTTGAGCTAAGCCGCAAAGTGACGAACCGATAATAAAAATAATAATTCCAATCATGAATATCGGCTTACGTCCGATTTTGTCTGCTAATTTACCATAAATTGGTGTTAACATCGCATTTGTTAATAAATAAATAGAAAATACCCAGTTCATAATTTCCATACCGTGTAATGATCCTACGATTGTCGGCATCGCGGTTGAAACGATCGTCCCTTCAATTGCTGTCATAAATGTTGCAACGAAAACGCTGATTGTTACAAGTTTGACATTTGTTTTTCTTTCCATGTATCTCCATCCTTTTGATATTTTTTAGTTTAATAAAGTTACTTATAAATTCATTTACAGAGTTTTGTTGGTACTGTTGCGAGCTTTTATATTACTATCAGATTTTTTAGGTTTGCTGTAATCTAGTCATGACTAATTTTGTTGATTGTTGACTTTTATTTGTTGTTTGGTTTATGGCATTTGGTGCTTTCAAGCACTTTGGTTGCTAACTTCTATTTGTTACTTGGGATTACAGCGTTTGGTGTTTTCAAGCACTTTGGTTGCTAGCTTCTATTTGTTACTTGGGATTACAGCGTTTGGTGTTTTCAAGCACTTTGGTTGCTAGCTTCTATTTGTTACTTGGGATTACAGTGTTTGGTGTTTTCAAGCACTTTGGTTGCTAGCTTCTATTTGTTACTTGGGATTACAGTGTTTGGTGTTTTCAAGCACTTTGGTTGCTAGCTTCTATTTGTTACTTGGGATTACAGCGTTTGGTGTTTCACTAGTAAGGTAACTTCTCTCCCTTTGGTCGCCAAGTACTGTTCAACATCTGCTCTGCGTAGCAGTCGCAGTGTTTCACAGCAAAACGGCGCCACTAATTTTCATTAGTAGCGCCGCCTCGTTTACTCCATCAAGCTTTTCTTGATTGCATCGACTTTATCTGTCTGCTCCCAAGGTAGTTCAATGTCTGTACGACCAAAATGACCATATGCTGCCGTCTGTTTGTAAATTGGACGACGCAAGTCAAGCATTTCTATAATTCCTGCTGGACGCAGGTCAAAGTTTTCCCGAACAGCTGCAATCAATTTGCTTTCAGATACTTCGCTTGTTCCAAAAGTATTGATCGAAATCGATACAGGTTGTGCTACACCAATTGCATAAGCTAGTTGAACTTCAACTTTTTCAGCTAAGCCAGCTGCAACGATGTTTTTTGCAATATACCGTGCTGCGTAACTTGCAGAACGATCGACTTTTGTAGCATCTTTTCCAGAAAAGGCACCGCCACCGTGACGAGCATAACCGCCATAGGTATCGACGATGATTTTTCGTCCGGTTAAACCTGCATCGCCTTGCGGTCCGCCAATAACAAATCGACCTGTCGGATTTATAAAGTATTTTGTTTCTTCATCTAATAATTCGGCTGGGATCACTTCATCAATGACGAGGGCTTTCACGTCTTTTTGAATTTGTTCCAGCGTTGCTTCTTCATCATGTTGTGTGCTGATTACAACGGTGTCTACACGCTGTGGTTTACCATTTTCATCATATTCTACAGTCACTTGAGATTTTGCATCTGGACGTAAATAAGGAAGCTTTTCCTCTTTTCTCAGTTGCGTCAAACGACGAACAAGTTTATGACTTAAAGAGATCGGTAACGGCATTAATTCTGGTGTTTCATCAACTGCAAAACCAAACATCAAGCCTTGGTCTCCAGCACCAATGTCATCTTTCGTATCTTTTTCACCACGTGTTTCTAGTGCATCGTCCACACCTTGTGCAATATCTGGTGATTGCTCATCAATTGCCACAAGAACTGCGACAGTATCGCCATCAAATCCATATTTAGCTCGTGTATAGCCAATATCTTTCAATGTTTGTCGAACAACTTTTTGGATATCTACATAAGCTGTGGTAGAAATCTCTCCAAAAACTAAAACCAAACCTGTTGTTACACTTGTTTCACAAGCCACACGGGCTAGTGGATCTTGTTCCAAAATCGCATCTAGTATTGCGTCACTCACTTGATCGGCAACTTTGTCTGGATGTCCTTCAGAAACAGATTCTGATGTAAATAAATATCTCTCTGTCATAATGTATTCCCCCTAGTTATATTCGGTTACAAGGCATCTTTGTATAAAATGCAACTCCGTTCGCTTCCAATTCAAAAAGAATCGTTCTGCGAAAAAACTACAATTTTACAACAAATCCTTTCGGGAACTTGTAACGCTTATTAGTATAACAGATTTATCAAGAAAAAACTTACTTTTTATTCTTTTCAAGTAAAACTCTTCGTATTTTGGTTACTGGTACAAAAACGATTAATTTATAAAATAAAAACACCTATCAATCTAAAAAAATAAGGTGTTTTCTATTATACTATTAAAATTTCTGTAATT
This sequence is a window from Enterococcus sp. 7F3_DIV0205. Protein-coding genes within it:
- a CDS encoding ABC transporter ATP-binding protein, producing the protein MTDLVRASKFFFHYLKRYKLSFLFIFVTIVIATYLQVKAPQFVGEAIQELANYVGALMQGTDDKSKFMDIIWKLLIFYVLTSAANFIYSILFTQVVGKSTNRMRIGLFNKLEKLTIRFFDSHQDGEILSRFTSDLDNIQNSLNQALLQVMTNIALFVGILIMMFRQNVQLAWATIASTPVAILIAVVVISKARKYVDIQQDEVGKLNGYMDEKISGQRVIITNGLQEETIDGFLEHNETVRKATFKGQVYSGLLFPMMQGMALVNTAIVIFFGGWLALNGSLEKTVALGLVVTFVQYSQQYYQPLMQISSGYSMIQLAITGARRLNEMFDEPDEVNPKDGKQIEGINESVSLNNVDFGYDPEVPILKDVSINVSKGEMVALVGPTGSGKTTIMNLLNRFYDVNSGSVRFDGMDIREIELSSLRNHVGIVLQDSVLFSGTIRANIAFGKPEAIEEEIIEAAKQANIHEFIMEQEKGYDTEISEENNIFSTGQKQLISIARTIITNPSLLILDEATSNVDTVTEAKIQKAMDEAIKGRTSFVIAHRLKTILNADRIVVLRNGEVIEEGSHHELLKQEGFYSELYHNQFVFE
- a CDS encoding ABC transporter ATP-binding protein is translated as MSIIMEHVKKYKLEVTIALISVVVMVMSALWQPKLLQKVLEAIIKDDKSQMKELGLYLIGIAGLGLIAGVFNTIYSAKVAQGVSADIRETTFRKIQTFSFGNIEEFSAGNLVVRLTNDVTQIQNVIMIALQSLFRIPILFIGSFILAMMTLPQLWWVIVLLVVAVFIITALSFSQMGKHFMIIQKLIDKVNGLAKENLLGIRVVKSFVQEKNELTRFTKVSEELTKHNLIVGTLFSVMIPSFMLAANLAVVGSIFLVSNLVKDDPTVIGSIASFMSYLMQIMMAIIIGGMMMMMTSRAAVSIKRIKEVMDTVPALTYKDVPEQNLDGSVVFDHVSFRYPGDETDTLKDISFSIKPGEMIGVVGATGAGKSTLAQLIPRLFDPSEGTVEVGGVDLKNVNEHSLRQAVSFVLQKAILFSGTISQNLRQGKKNADEADMVHATEIAQAKEFIEKLALRYEAPVAERSNNFSGGQKQRLSISRGVIGDPKILILDDSTSALDARSERLVREALDNDLKETTTIVIAQKISSVVHADRILVLDKGQLVGEGTHEELVKTSPIYQEIYETQKGKDDNND
- a CDS encoding TetR/AcrR family transcriptional regulator C-terminal domain-containing protein, with amino-acid sequence MEEKLSKEKIVQAAFQLLRENPELEKLSMRKVAQKLNIQAPAIYWHVENKQALLQSMAEEIENHFVAPKPKENWKETIYAYMENYYELYQQYPCAIEIEIQTIPSYPSRLRNLDAILGILNEAGFSIELSYMTITSLQHLLFGMLMDSSEEKKLYNKVMAGDDYLKKQIILMKQYVQEHELKNISESIQYRQKEKQKDFFMKTLRVFLNGLDTFV
- a CDS encoding alpha/beta hydrolase produces the protein MAFLQASIYSNVLEMEVSVNVILPQKTEKKIGTATKGNETDVPVMYLLHGMGGNHSVWERRTSIERYVSDLGLAVIMPSTDLGWYTDTTYEMNYWTFISEELPNICHELFPQLTTKREKTFAVGLSMGGYGALKLGLAKPDNYGAVASLSGAVNLADRIEDLLAIKGRKFWEGIFGPLENVQGSINDPMFLLEQLVSSGEHAPNIFLCCGEEDLLLHGNKRMSNALTSHNIEHRFETGPGNHDWVFWDAWIQRVLEWLPLEK
- a CDS encoding MDR family MFS transporter gives rise to the protein MERKTNVKLVTISVFVATFMTAIEGTIVSTAMPTIVGSLHGMEIMNWVFSIYLLTNAMLTPIYGKLADKIGRKPIFMIGIIIFIIGSSLCGLAQNMITLIIARAIQGIGAGAIMPVALTILADIYSIDKRAKMLGLNSAAWGIASIFGPLAGGFIVDTVGWHWIFFINVPIGLVLMGLIAYFLVEPKREKSKVPMDILGSVQLMFVLLTLLLGFQLIGDGGFDLKVFLCLGASVLFFIGFIFVEKRAKDPVIDLMLFKNSTFVIVNIVAALISGFLMGVEVYIPMWMQGVLGKSAGIGGLVLAPMSILWMVGSFVASNLMEKHSTKKVLTIGLSITLLGGIFLVLVPATISFVWFFAISSVLGVGFGITITTTTVTAQSSVDPSEMGVATSFNTLARTIGQTLMVSIFGVIINAVTTSELAKSTLKVDSDVMNQLVNPHTANMIPADLLKPLRGMLYAGLHNVYLVGIGLIILAIILNISVKKKLTN
- the metK gene encoding methionine adenosyltransferase, with protein sequence MTERYLFTSESVSEGHPDKVADQVSDAILDAILEQDPLARVACETSVTTGLVLVFGEISTTAYVDIQKVVRQTLKDIGYTRAKYGFDGDTVAVLVAIDEQSPDIAQGVDDALETRGEKDTKDDIGAGDQGLMFGFAVDETPELMPLPISLSHKLVRRLTQLRKEEKLPYLRPDAKSQVTVEYDENGKPQRVDTVVISTQHDEEATLEQIQKDVKALVIDEVIPAELLDEETKYFINPTGRFVIGGPQGDAGLTGRKIIVDTYGGYARHGGGAFSGKDATKVDRSASYAARYIAKNIVAAGLAEKVEVQLAYAIGVAQPVSISINTFGTSEVSESKLIAAVRENFDLRPAGIIEMLDLRRPIYKQTAAYGHFGRTDIELPWEQTDKVDAIKKSLME